One window of the Brevibacterium limosum genome contains the following:
- a CDS encoding ABC transporter permease translates to MPKKNTFARRTPTDIALHAWGIIVFVYLFVPIAVIIAYSFNNGKVLANFRGFGIHAYISGINNDIIVSSIVTSLQAAVGTAIVSTIFGTLGGVALARARKGAWWALGLTAILGLTLVTPEIVDGISFLPWFVTVGVDWGITPLNNGLVRLIISHAMFSMAIVTFIVRARLAGMDTQLEDAAADLGATPWNRFKDITLPIAAPGILAGALMSFTVSLDNTILSSFVQQPGYTPWPVYIFSAVRVALRPEVAAMSTVMFVLTLAALGFVGFVLRKAGGNATEIIKTMAA, encoded by the coding sequence ATGCCGAAGAAGAACACATTCGCACGCCGGACACCGACCGATATCGCCCTCCACGCCTGGGGCATCATCGTCTTCGTCTACCTGTTCGTGCCGATCGCGGTGATCATCGCCTACTCGTTCAACAACGGCAAGGTGCTCGCGAACTTCCGCGGCTTCGGCATCCACGCCTACATCAGCGGCATCAACAACGACATCATCGTCTCCTCCATCGTCACGAGCCTGCAGGCCGCCGTGGGCACCGCCATCGTCTCGACGATCTTCGGCACCCTCGGCGGAGTCGCCCTGGCCCGGGCCCGCAAGGGAGCATGGTGGGCACTCGGACTGACCGCGATCCTCGGACTGACCCTGGTCACACCCGAGATCGTCGACGGCATCTCGTTCCTGCCGTGGTTCGTCACCGTCGGCGTCGACTGGGGCATCACCCCGCTCAACAACGGCCTCGTCCGACTCATCATCTCCCACGCGATGTTCTCCATGGCGATCGTGACATTCATCGTCAGAGCCCGGCTCGCCGGCATGGACACCCAGCTCGAGGATGCCGCCGCCGACCTCGGCGCGACACCGTGGAACCGATTCAAGGACATCACCCTGCCGATCGCGGCCCCCGGCATCCTCGCCGGTGCTCTGATGTCGTTCACCGTCAGCCTCGACAACACGATCCTCTCGAGCTTCGTCCAACAGCCGGGCTACACCCCGTGGCCGGTCTACATCTTCTCCGCCGTCCGCGTGGCCCTGCGACCCGAAGTCGCGGCGATGTCGACGGTGATGTTCGTGCTCACCCTCGCCGCACTCGGCTTCGTCGGATTCGTCCTGCGCAAAGCCGGCGGCAACGCCACAGAGATCATCAAGACCATGGCCGCCTGA
- a CDS encoding IS3 family transposase (programmed frameshift): MPKKKYSDEFKADAVALYETHPDMSYSQVATDLGVSRGAIKSWVHQARKAAGTVPTAAAGHPESAEEELARLRVENADLIDRAKRLRAENDKLAEERAILRKATKYFAAGDDLVIRFQFVDDHRNTHEVKRMCAVLGLQRSSFYKWCASRSARAARQAADDALCERIEHHFEFWDHTYGYRRITAELADDPEVDGPVNRKRVARLMRNNGMVGIHLRKPKTTTMADPEAQVFADLVGRDFSAAELGTTYVGDITYLPYGNEGKFLYLATVIDLYSRRIVGWSIADHMRSSLVEDALQNALNNRETLEGAIFHSDHGRQYTSSSFQAMCRRFGVVQSMGRVGSSADNALAESVNAALKRETLQGEKRWASELECRREVFRWLVRYNTGRRHSALGYRAPVDFEVGYASMVDFVA; the protein is encoded by the exons ATGCCGAAGAAGAAGTACTCGGACGAGTTCAAAGCCGACGCCGTCGCGCTGTACGAGACTCATCCCGATATGTCCTATTCCCAAGTCGCGACCGATCTCGGCGTCTCGCGTGGCGCGATCAAGTCCTGGGTGCATCAGGCCCGGAAGGCCGCCGGAACAGTCCCGACAGCCGCGGCAGGCCATCCGGAGTCGGCTGAGGAAGAGCTGGCGCGTCTGCGGGTCGAGAACGCTGATCTGATCGATCGGGCCAAGCGTCTGCGGGCTGAGAACGACAAGCTCGCCGAGGAGCGAGCTATCCTGCGGAAGGCCACGAAATATTTCGCGGCAG GAGACGACCTGGTGATCCGCTTCCAGTTCGTTGACGACCACCGGAACACCCATGAGGTGAAGCGGATGTGTGCCGTGCTGGGTCTCCAGCGCTCGAGCTTTTACAAGTGGTGTGCCTCCCGGTCGGCACGGGCGGCCAGGCAGGCTGCTGATGATGCTCTGTGCGAGCGGATTGAGCACCATTTCGAGTTCTGGGACCACACGTACGGGTATCGACGGATCACGGCCGAGCTGGCCGATGACCCAGAAGTGGACGGGCCGGTCAACCGTAAGCGGGTTGCTCGCCTGATGCGGAACAACGGCATGGTCGGTATCCACTTGCGTAAGCCGAAGACCACGACGATGGCGGACCCGGAGGCTCAGGTGTTTGCCGACCTGGTGGGCCGGGACTTCTCGGCCGCTGAGTTGGGCACGACCTACGTCGGCGACATCACCTACTTACCCTATGGTAATGAAGGGAAGTTCTTGTATTTGGCCACCGTCATCGATTTGTATTCGCGGCGGATTGTGGGCTGGTCGATCGCCGATCATATGCGGTCCAGTCTTGTCGAGGACGCGTTGCAGAATGCGTTAAACAATCGAGAAACGCTGGAAGGTGCGATTTTCCATAGCGACCATGGTCGGCAATATACGTCCTCGTCGTTTCAGGCGATGTGTCGTCGGTTCGGGGTGGTTCAGTCGATGGGCAGGGTGGGGTCGAGTGCTGATAATGCGTTGGCGGAGTCGGTCAACGCTGCGTTGAAGCGTGAGACGTTGCAGGGAGAGAAGCGGTGGGCCTCGGAGCTCGAGTGTCGGCGGGAGGTGTTTCGGTGGTTAGTTCGATACAACACGGGGCGTCGGCACTCGGCTTTGGGTTATCGAGCACCTGTTGACTTCGAGGTTGGTTATGCGTCTATGGTGGATTTTGTTGCCTGA
- a CDS encoding IS5 family transposase — protein MTTRQRHRVITDEQWARIEPLLPSNAGKRAQPFQNNRRIFEGIVYRYRAGIAWRDLPCQSFGPWQTVWKRHRRYAADGTWTECYLKPPRSVASIGASPSTAPSIVPTSTRRTRRALARTQGATSNCKYLPVREREPAGHGIGRSRGGLPTKFHQAVDGKGWLLAVVVTSEQRPDGVILPQVLADIRVPRTGDGRPRACPYAVLADRAYGSRGKREYLRSRGVRAVTPGKWGPDRDLEKTRQQRWTAPEFDAGAYRNRNLLERSFSYVKQWRGLATVRLTCHHLPGGSRDQRGPDKAPPIMETCPSGGLLRRGPYPEGVTFLAVGTPWIVSPTIYHLSAQRRLPRPCAIRVKIMHRSCNTPASFFSQRAARPLRCRGFDDC, from the coding sequence GTGACGACACGGCAACGACACCGAGTCATTACCGACGAGCAGTGGGCGCGAATCGAACCTCTCCTGCCCTCGAATGCCGGCAAGAGGGCCCAACCATTTCAGAACAATCGCCGGATCTTCGAAGGGATCGTCTACCGCTATCGGGCCGGCATTGCCTGGCGCGACCTTCCATGCCAGAGTTTCGGGCCCTGGCAGACGGTATGGAAGCGCCACCGCCGCTACGCCGCCGACGGCACCTGGACAGAGTGCTATCTTAAGCCGCCGCGGTCGGTGGCATCGATTGGAGCGTCTCCGTCGACGGCGCCATCAATCGTGCCCACCAGCACGCGACGAACACGACGCGCCCTGGCCAGGACACAGGGGGCTACGTCGAATTGCAAGTATCTGCCCGTTCGGGAGCGTGAACCAGCTGGGCATGGTATTGGTCGCTCACGTGGTGGGCTGCCGACCAAATTCCACCAAGCCGTCGACGGTAAAGGCTGGCTGCTGGCAGTGGTAGTCACTAGTGAACAGCGCCCTGACGGGGTGATCCTGCCGCAGGTCCTGGCTGACATTCGAGTACCGCGGACCGGCGACGGTCGCCCTCGCGCCTGTCCATACGCTGTTCTGGCTGATCGTGCGTATGGGTCCAGAGGCAAACGCGAATACCTGCGTTCCCGTGGCGTTCGGGCGGTGACCCCGGGGAAATGGGGACCAGATCGCGACTTGGAAAAGACGCGGCAACAAAGGTGGACGGCCCCGGAATTCGACGCCGGTGCCTATCGGAACCGCAATTTGTTGGAGCGTTCGTTTTCGTACGTCAAGCAATGGCGAGGATTAGCGACGGTACGACTAACTTGCCATCACCTACCGGGCGGCAGTCGTGATCAGCGCGGTCCTGACAAGGCTCCGCCAATAATGGAGACATGCCCTAGCGGTGGGCTACTTCGTAGGGGCCCTTACCCTGAGGGGGTCACGTTTCTTGCTGTTGGTACACCGTGGATTGTGTCCCCCACGATTTACCACCTCTCGGCTCAACGGCGTTTGCCGAGACCCTGTGCCATCCGCGTGAAGATTATGCATCGTTCTTGTAACACTCCTGCCAGCTTCTTCTCGCAGCGGGCGGCGCGTCCATTGCGCTGTCGCGGATTCGATGATTGTTGA
- a CDS encoding GNAT family N-acetyltransferase produces MAEAEGRVFGVAQLGRNGSDHVLYKLYLDPDYRGRGPGPALIESILQSCRPTRLACASSTSKTMSVPERYMSPKALSSSGSNEVMRTLHSTSYGVQGTPDRVLTKRRHALGSNPGGGAWCCWCTRQMKDPDQKPRCQ; encoded by the coding sequence ATCGCAGAGGCAGAAGGCAGGGTCTTTGGCGTTGCCCAGCTCGGGCGCAACGGATCTGACCACGTCCTATACAAGCTGTATCTTGATCCTGACTATCGCGGTCGTGGCCCCGGGCCTGCCCTGATCGAGAGCATCCTTCAATCCTGCCGTCCAACGCGCCTCGCCTGTGCGTCGAGCACTTCGAAGACAATGAGCGTGCCGGAGCGCTATATGAGCCCGAAGGCTTTATCGTCGAGCGGATCGAACGAAGTGATGCGAACTCTGCACTCGACGTCGTATGGCGTGCAAGGGACCCCTGACCGCGTGCTCACAAAAAGGAGACATGCCCTGGGTTCAAATCCTGGGGGCGGTGCCTGGTGTTGCTGGTGTACGCGTCAAATGAAAGATCCGGATCAGAAACCCCGATGCCAGTGA
- a CDS encoding ABC transporter ATP-binding protein — MTSTATSAPSAETGLDHLEIQGVKKVFGDNTAIERLDLNVRKGEFLSLLGPSGCGKTTLLRMIAGFETPTDGAILLAGKDIVSLPPHRRPVNTVFQSYLLFPHMNIADNIAYGLKQAKVPKPEIAQRVREALALVQMEDFAGRKPEQLSGGQQQRIALARALVNRPQVLLLDEPMSALDRKLREEMQLELKRLHTKLDTTFVFVTHDQDEALAMSDRIVVMYDGVIQQIGSGEDIYANPHNGFVAGFIGKQNFISAEVASSDSTTVTLRTANAVLTAPTLTLKPATAAGEPRDLEVGDRVRAAIRPERMHVAPAGESSGETNTARGSVISYSFLGDVIQYMIVVGDNDEILARVPAAGREPISAGTEVELSWDADAVAVYDREPSAITSLLEGGD; from the coding sequence ATGACCAGTACAGCTACCTCGGCGCCCTCTGCGGAGACCGGACTCGACCACCTCGAGATCCAGGGTGTGAAGAAGGTCTTCGGCGACAACACCGCCATCGAACGCCTCGATCTGAACGTCCGCAAGGGCGAATTCCTCTCCCTGCTCGGCCCCTCCGGCTGCGGAAAGACCACCCTGCTGCGGATGATCGCCGGCTTCGAGACCCCCACCGACGGTGCGATCCTGCTCGCCGGCAAGGACATCGTGTCCCTGCCGCCGCACCGCCGGCCGGTCAACACGGTGTTCCAGTCCTACCTGCTGTTCCCGCATATGAACATCGCCGACAACATCGCCTACGGACTCAAGCAGGCGAAGGTCCCGAAACCGGAGATCGCGCAGCGCGTCCGCGAGGCCCTCGCACTTGTGCAGATGGAGGACTTCGCCGGACGCAAACCCGAGCAGCTCTCCGGCGGTCAGCAGCAGCGCATCGCCCTGGCCCGGGCCCTGGTCAACCGGCCGCAGGTCCTCCTCCTCGACGAACCGATGTCTGCGCTCGACAGGAAGCTGCGGGAGGAGATGCAGCTCGAGCTCAAACGCCTCCACACGAAGCTCGACACGACCTTCGTCTTCGTCACCCACGATCAGGATGAGGCGCTGGCGATGAGCGACCGCATCGTTGTCATGTACGACGGCGTCATCCAGCAGATCGGATCCGGTGAGGACATCTACGCGAACCCCCACAACGGCTTCGTCGCCGGCTTCATCGGCAAGCAGAACTTCATCTCCGCCGAGGTGGCGTCCTCCGATTCGACGACCGTGACCCTGCGCACGGCCAACGCTGTGCTCACGGCCCCGACGCTGACACTCAAACCGGCCACCGCTGCCGGTGAACCCCGGGATCTCGAGGTCGGTGACCGGGTGCGCGCAGCCATCCGTCCCGAACGGATGCACGTCGCCCCCGCAGGCGAGAGTTCCGGGGAGACGAACACGGCCCGCGGCTCCGTGATCTCGTATTCGTTCCTCGGCGACGTCATCCAGTACATGATCGTCGTCGGTGACAACGACGAGATCCTCGCCCGCGTGCCTGCCGCCGGGCGGGAGCCGATCAGCGCCGGCACCGAGGTGGAGCTGAGCTGGGATGCCGACGCTGTCGCCGTGTACGACCGTGAGCCGAGCGCGATCACGTCCCTCCTCGAAGGCGGTGACTGA
- a CDS encoding amidohydrolase, translated as MDLDILDVTIFDGEALRAENRVSIRDGIITEIGTGPAAVPASRTINADGKLLTPGFVDAHVHTTFGGQEALACDISGADSLEAALQMIRDYVADTTRDDGATDPANDWVIGGGWSMAHFPGGDPTADIFDEACPDRPAILLSADHHSAWVNTQAMTAAGLDETSTAPAGGVIVADSAGRPTGCLHESAIDLVSAHVPAASDEEVLAGLREGQRYLNSLGVTAWMDAIVGDYGGHRDPYDTYVGAAESGVLRSEVVGSLWWPRGVEDIDAEVARLTDLARSDGRFRATSVKFMLDGIVESRTAAMTTEYTCTCGGFGTSYFTRAHLEASFAALDAAGFDIHCHAIGDAAVKAALDAFEAVRSQRTVGTGTTGAADTGERRHHIAHVQVVDPADVPRLAELGVTANLQALWACYDEQMIDLNLPFLGAERSGWLYPFGSLNRSGTHLAMGSDWPVSTANPWDAIHVALNRSHPTAADESPLLPDEAIDLTTALRAYTAGSAHLLRSADNGRIRPGQPANLALASANPFKLPPTDIAEIANELTICDGRIVHDALPPHTPAPTTPSASTTTGSAS; from the coding sequence TTGGACCTCGATATCCTCGACGTCACGATCTTCGACGGTGAGGCTCTGCGCGCCGAGAATCGTGTGAGCATCCGCGACGGGATCATCACCGAGATCGGCACCGGACCCGCAGCTGTGCCCGCATCGCGCACGATCAACGCCGACGGCAAGCTGCTCACTCCCGGCTTCGTCGATGCGCATGTGCACACGACCTTCGGCGGTCAGGAGGCCCTGGCCTGCGATATCAGCGGAGCGGACAGCCTCGAGGCGGCATTGCAGATGATCCGCGACTATGTCGCCGACACGACCCGTGATGACGGCGCGACTGACCCCGCGAACGACTGGGTCATCGGTGGCGGCTGGTCGATGGCCCACTTCCCCGGAGGAGACCCGACCGCCGACATCTTCGACGAGGCCTGCCCCGATCGGCCGGCGATCCTGCTCAGCGCCGACCACCATTCGGCATGGGTGAACACGCAGGCGATGACCGCAGCCGGACTCGATGAGACCTCCACGGCACCTGCCGGCGGCGTCATCGTCGCCGATTCCGCGGGCCGCCCCACCGGGTGCCTGCACGAATCGGCAATCGACCTCGTCTCAGCCCACGTTCCCGCCGCCTCCGATGAGGAGGTCCTGGCCGGTCTGCGCGAAGGTCAGCGCTACCTCAACTCCCTCGGCGTGACCGCGTGGATGGACGCCATCGTCGGCGACTACGGCGGCCACCGCGACCCGTACGACACCTACGTCGGGGCGGCGGAATCGGGCGTACTCCGGTCCGAGGTCGTCGGCAGCCTGTGGTGGCCGCGCGGAGTCGAGGACATCGACGCCGAGGTGGCCCGACTGACCGATCTCGCACGCTCCGACGGACGCTTCCGCGCCACCTCGGTGAAGTTCATGCTCGACGGGATCGTCGAGTCCCGGACCGCGGCGATGACGACCGAATACACGTGCACCTGCGGCGGCTTCGGAACGAGCTATTTCACTCGCGCCCACCTCGAGGCCTCGTTCGCGGCCCTCGACGCGGCCGGTTTCGACATCCACTGCCATGCGATCGGCGATGCCGCGGTCAAGGCCGCCCTCGACGCTTTCGAGGCCGTCCGCAGCCAGCGCACGGTCGGCACCGGGACGACCGGCGCAGCTGACACCGGCGAACGCCGTCACCATATCGCCCATGTCCAGGTCGTCGATCCCGCCGATGTCCCGCGCCTCGCCGAACTCGGCGTCACCGCGAACCTGCAGGCACTATGGGCCTGCTATGACGAGCAGATGATCGACCTCAACCTGCCGTTCCTCGGTGCCGAGCGCAGCGGCTGGCTCTATCCCTTCGGGTCCCTCAACCGCTCCGGCACCCATTTGGCGATGGGTTCGGACTGGCCGGTATCGACGGCGAACCCGTGGGACGCGATCCATGTCGCGCTCAACCGCTCGCACCCGACCGCCGCGGATGAGTCGCCGCTGCTGCCGGACGAGGCAATCGACCTGACGACGGCGCTGCGTGCCTACACCGCAGGTTCGGCACACCTGCTGCGCTCGGCCGACAACGGCCGCATCCGCCCCGGTCAGCCGGCCAACCTCGCCTTGGCCAGCGCCAACCCCTTCAAACTGCCGCCGACCGATATCGCGGAGATCGCGAACGAACTGACGATCTGTGACGGGCGCATCGTCCACGACGCCCTGCCGCCTCACACACCGGCACCGACCACTCCGTCCGCCTCGACCACCACCGGCTCAGCCAGCTGA
- a CDS encoding ABC transporter permease produces the protein MSTQTRPQQPRPKKSATKFFGPAAISFPTWAYALFFFIIPLALIVFYSFGYKPDQFTAIATDRLSFDRYPEAMSASFVSTFFATVRISLLGTLLCLIIALPFAYWLAIKVAPARRSLALALVMVPFWTNFLVRTLGWQIMLSPDGFLSNWMQSLGLLDGPLDILYTRTAVQIGVVYNYLPLMILPLFVAIDASGKKLREASYDLGAGKMKTFMRVTLPMAMPGVVSGCLLVFIPLNGDYVTATVLGGASGSMVGQLIANQFNTAQNWAVGAAMAMILIISTLVVVGLGFALLKLGQAITAKLNSVPLHDGRA, from the coding sequence ATGAGCACTCAGACCCGACCGCAGCAGCCACGACCGAAGAAGTCGGCGACGAAGTTCTTCGGCCCGGCGGCCATCTCGTTTCCGACATGGGCCTATGCACTCTTCTTCTTCATCATCCCCCTCGCCCTCATCGTCTTCTACAGCTTCGGATACAAACCCGACCAGTTCACAGCCATCGCCACCGACCGGCTGTCCTTCGACCGATACCCGGAAGCGATGAGCGCAAGCTTCGTCTCGACCTTCTTCGCGACCGTGCGCATCTCCCTGCTCGGCACCCTGCTGTGCCTGATCATCGCCCTGCCGTTCGCGTACTGGCTGGCGATCAAGGTCGCACCCGCCCGCAGGTCACTGGCTCTGGCCCTGGTGATGGTGCCGTTCTGGACGAACTTCCTCGTGCGCACCCTCGGCTGGCAGATCATGCTCTCCCCCGACGGGTTCCTGTCGAACTGGATGCAGAGCCTCGGGCTGCTCGACGGCCCTCTCGACATCCTCTACACCCGAACGGCAGTGCAGATCGGCGTCGTCTACAACTATCTGCCGCTGATGATCCTGCCGCTGTTCGTCGCCATCGACGCCTCGGGCAAGAAGCTGCGCGAGGCCAGCTACGACCTCGGCGCGGGAAAGATGAAGACCTTCATGCGGGTCACGCTGCCGATGGCGATGCCCGGAGTCGTCTCCGGCTGCCTGCTCGTGTTCATCCCGCTCAACGGCGACTACGTCACCGCGACCGTCCTCGGCGGAGCGAGCGGATCGATGGTCGGTCAGCTCATCGCCAACCAGTTCAACACCGCACAGAACTGGGCGGTCGGAGCGGCCATGGCGATGATCCTCATCATCTCCACCCTGGTCGTCGTCGGTCTCGGGTTCGCTCTGCTCAAGCTCGGGCAGGCGATCACGGCCAAACTCAACAGTGTTCCGCTGCACGACGGGAGGGCCTGA
- a CDS encoding polyamine ABC transporter substrate-binding protein has product MARQRPDVTFLAPRAASARLSRRALFAGFGVVGLGALSACGKTTKMAASPPTDGELESKLNLYSWGDYDNPELLDAFKSQNDILVQVDAYGSNEELVAKLSTSRGTSGYDVVVPTGSNIPQMLEHDLLQELDLSLIPNFEHMDPNFTHQYFDPDNTYSICKAWGTTGFVYNTKKITREMTSWQDFLDAAQKEAAGTTALLEDPWEVSAIVLGALGFSLNTEDEGELDKARNIIVDDLAPNVKAYVGNAATSMIQGSFTLLHAYNGDARQGLTEVRDPENWKFVFPTPSANLWMDCWAIATGAPHPDSAHAFINHMISPDTAVDQLDYIGYPIGTKGLAEQAKKADLDEQDLIFPAQKVLDRLEPSKQTPADQIRTKILTDAQARSGA; this is encoded by the coding sequence ATGGCCCGGCAGAGACCCGATGTGACGTTCCTGGCCCCACGGGCCGCCTCGGCGAGGTTGAGCCGGCGAGCGCTGTTTGCCGGTTTCGGCGTGGTCGGCCTCGGAGCGCTGAGCGCGTGTGGGAAGACCACGAAGATGGCGGCGTCGCCGCCGACCGACGGAGAGCTCGAATCGAAGCTCAACCTCTACTCGTGGGGCGACTACGACAACCCCGAACTTCTCGACGCCTTCAAATCCCAGAACGACATCCTCGTCCAGGTCGACGCCTACGGGTCGAACGAGGAGCTCGTGGCGAAGCTCTCGACCTCACGCGGGACGTCCGGCTACGACGTGGTCGTGCCGACGGGGTCGAACATTCCGCAGATGCTCGAACATGACCTGCTCCAGGAGCTCGACCTCAGCCTGATCCCGAACTTCGAGCACATGGACCCGAACTTCACGCATCAGTACTTCGACCCGGACAACACGTACTCGATCTGCAAGGCGTGGGGCACCACCGGGTTCGTCTACAACACGAAGAAGATCACGCGGGAGATGACCAGCTGGCAGGACTTCCTCGACGCCGCGCAGAAGGAAGCGGCCGGGACGACCGCGCTGCTCGAGGATCCGTGGGAGGTCTCGGCGATCGTCCTGGGAGCCCTCGGCTTCAGCCTCAACACCGAGGACGAGGGGGAGCTCGACAAGGCCCGCAACATCATCGTCGATGATCTGGCCCCGAACGTGAAGGCCTATGTCGGCAATGCGGCTACCAGCATGATCCAAGGCAGCTTCACCCTCCTGCACGCCTACAACGGAGACGCCAGGCAGGGGCTGACCGAGGTCAGGGATCCGGAAAACTGGAAGTTCGTGTTCCCCACCCCCTCGGCGAATCTGTGGATGGACTGCTGGGCGATCGCCACCGGCGCCCCGCACCCGGATTCCGCACACGCCTTCATCAATCACATGATCTCGCCGGACACCGCGGTCGACCAGCTCGACTACATCGGCTACCCGATCGGGACGAAAGGGCTGGCCGAGCAGGCGAAGAAGGCCGACCTCGATGAGCAGGACCTCATCTTTCCTGCACAGAAGGTCCTCGACCGTCTCGAACCGAGCAAGCAGACCCCGGCCGATCAGATCCGGACGAAGATCCTCACCGACGCCCAGGCCAGGAGCGGAGCATGA